Genomic DNA from Torulaspora delbrueckii CBS 1146 chromosome 8, complete genome:
ACCAATATTTGCTTATCTTGTCAAGGAAAGGTATATTCAGACTAGCGTCCTGATTATGCAATTTGCGTATCTGCGACTCTCTGACGAAGTGACTCGACTCTGAATCGCTTTCCTTGAACAAATGGTTGGCTCCAACTTGGAACAGTGCAAAGATTGCAGCAATGGATACGGCCAGCACCAACTTGAACACACCATCGCTTCTCATCCTGGCCGTATTGATTTATCGGTGAAGTTGATCTAACTTTTCACTTCGCTTAAGAACAGCTCATCGCTAAGAACATCGCCAGGATTACAAGAAGTACAAGAGGCGATAATTAAGTGTACCGTTGCAGGTATTTGAGCTTGCCATCAAAGTAGGCAAATACCTTTAAGAGCGTGCTGGCATACATTCCATGATTACATAAATGACCTTGCGTTAGTGACTCTACCAATGGGACACCGTGAAGTCTAGACTGTCAATTGCACAGTAATGTGGCAAGCGTAACCGGAGGCCGTTGGCATATCTTAAGTCAGTTCTCATCATCTGTTGCTTTCCGAGCCTTTAATTCTTATATATTTTAATTCTTGATTATTTTTATATAAAAGGTCGAGAAAGACAACTTCCACCACCAATTATACGATAAAAGAACCAGCTAAGATGGGTCCAACTCCTAGATGTGTAATTGTTAGACATGGCCAGACTGAATGGTCGAAATCCGGTCAGTATACTGGGTTGACTGATTTACCTTTGACGCCTTATGGTGTGGGTCAAATGAAGAGAACTGCTTCTTCGATTTATGccaacaacttcatcgatCCAACCCACATCACCTACGTGTTCacttctccaagaactAGGGCTAGACAGACTGTGGAATTGATGTTGGCTCCATTGACTGCTGAACAAAGATCCAAGATTAAAGTTGTTGTCGATGACGATTTGAGAGAATGGGAATACGGTGACTACGAAGGTTTGTTGACTCATGAAATCATCGAGTTGAGAAAATCCCGTGGTTTGGACCAAGAACGTCCTTGGAATATTTGGAGAGATGGTTGCGAGAACGGTGAGACAACTCAAGAGATTGGTTTACGTTTGTCTAGAGCCCTTGCAAGAATTCAAAACTTGCACCGTCAACACCAGGCTCAAGGAATCGCATCCGATATTATGGTGTTTGCCCATGGCCATGCTCTACGTTATTTCGCAGCCTTGTGGTTTACTCCAGGCGTCATCAAAAATTGTGAGACCGAACATGAGAAGGCTCAACCAAAATCTTACGATGACGATTCAGTGCCATACGTTGCGTTGGATAAGTACAAATACTTGAATGACAACCCCAACTTTTTGTTGGACGCTGGTGGTATCGGTGTCTTATCTTACTCACACCACAACATCGATGAGCCTGCTTTGGCTTTGGCCGGTGCATTCGTTCCACCACCGGAGGAAGAATCACAGCATGGAGACGTTAAATAGAATTTGATAGATGATAAAGGATTTTTTTATTGTTGTGATTGGGTATCTTGGTATGTAATTAACAAATTAACGAACGAACAAAATTTTGAGAGTGAATCGGTTTCAACCATAGCGAGTGTATAAGAAACCATAGTAAAGCTCCAACGCAGATGAATTTAGTTTATGAGATTGTCTAATAGAAGACGAACGAAGCGCTACCGGAAGTGACACTAACGGTACAACCATCAGAACCAGAACCACCGCTGTAGACACCGTTTTCCAATTTACAGTCACCGTTAATGGAGGAACCTTCATTAGCGACAATCTTGATGTTGTAATTTGGTGGAGTCTTGTTGTTTGGGTTTGGAATAATCGATAGGTAAGTAATACCGTTAGTGTAACCGGAACCTAGGACAATTGGAGCCCAGTTACCGACACCGGAACCATCAGTACCCCAGATACAACCATCTTCGACAGAAACACCAGCGTTGTTAACATAGTATTGAGCAGAAGTTTTCTTGCCCTGCCACATGTAGTAAGAATCTTCCTTGACCGCGCAAACTGGCTTGGAACCACCAGCTTCAACTACGGTTGGAACAACCATGTTCTCAGAACCTGGATAGTCAGTTCTGCACATAGCAATGGATTGAGATTTCTTGTTAACGGCTTGTGCAGAGTTGTTATCCCATTCACACAAATATTTGGAGCCTTGGTTAGCACGGTATAGCAAACCGTTCTTACATAGTAGACCACCAACAGTTCTACCATCAGAAGGTTGCTCAGTAGGCCATTGAGTCTTGGACATACCGGCTTGGCAAGCGTAAGAACAGTAGAAACCGTCTTGACAGGTGGAAGCGGTGTTACCGGCCAAGTCCATAATGGAAGCCCAACCGTCTAGACCAACCCAGTCTAATGAAACAACACCTTGACCACTTGGAAGGGAAGAACATGGGATAACACCATCTTGGAACTCTTCGTTGGGACCAGAAAAGTCTGCCAAGTCACCATTGACACCACCGGAAGACCCGCCAGAGCTACCAGTACTAGCACTAGAAGCAGAGCTAGAAGCACTCGAAGCACTCGAAGCAGCTGGTGCACTAGAAGCACTCGAAGCCTTGGAAGCAGCTGGTGCACTGGAAGCAGCGCCCACTGCACTTACAGTGGAGCTGGTGGTAGCCACGGGAGCGGTAGCTCCCGTGGCAACACCCTGATGAGCAACAGCTTGACCATTCTGATCAACATACTGTGTAACAACAACAACGTCACGTTTCTCATTATGACGGTCCTTATGATGGACAGCTGGAGCAGCTAAAGCTGTAGCAGAAAGCAACAGCACAGAGGAAAGTTTCATCTCGATAAAAAAAGAGCTAGATTAAATGAAAGGAGGGACTCAGTTGGGATTAACAAATGAACGAAAGTACACGGGAACGGTACGGTATGCGATAGCTAAGCTAAACGTTAATGAGTAGGTTGAAGCACTTGTAATAGTACAATTATATATGACCtggatcaagaaatttgaaacACGAAAACAAATAGAGTAGGGAGAGAGAATGACAAGATTGAAACTTAGACAACACTCGAAAGTGAAAGAGTAATGAAAAGTTTTACAAATCGCATCGTATCAAGTTTGTCTCGAAGATGTCGCATCTTCACCCGATCGAGACAAATTAACCGTGGTGATGCGTGTTTATCGATTACTCCGTTAGGACTGCAGGAATCGATGTAATAAATTACGACAGGACAATAGAAATTACCCAGACAACTTCGTCTTTGGTGACTGGGGAATGATTCGTGTATAGCGATTCGTTCGGGGTGATGGTGTGTTTTTAGGGGTGTTTTAGGGGTGCGATGCTAGCCTGCCGCCAGGTATATAAGTACAGACATCCcagattcttcttcttcttctttcccTTCCACTTTCCTGATTGATTTTCAATCGCTGATTCACATCGCATTTGGATATTGGGTAGTGTGCTTTTCTCCCCCctggtcttcttcttatcaaTTCTATCTCGCACTGTGCACTAAACAGATTTTGGTAAGATCGTTGGGCAGAGGGGAGGGCGGCTATTCTATTCCACCGATACGGACGTCCTGCAGTGCTTTAAGGGACAGATTCAGGCAAGCTGCATTCCAATGCTGAATTACGCCTGGGAGAATCCACGAGGGACTTACAACGCACTAACGTACAAAGGTGCCAGGACCCATCATGGCGAATCCACCATTACCCACGCTTAgagcagaagaaatggaagacTTACCACTTGCAATCAAAGGCTCACATATATACTTGAGCATGATGTTCTTTTCTGCGTTGAAGTCCCTGTCGAAAACCGAAGCACACTTCATACAGCTATATACTTTGGCGGAGCTCAGGtcatccttcaaatttcCACAACTAGAACAAGTCTTCGACGTGTAATCCTCCTTAACCTCATGAACATTTGCACCATGGATCTGCTCTgccttcatcgtcaagcGATCGTGGAAGCAGCAGTGAGCGAGAGTCACCATGCTGGACCTTGATTTTCGGGTCAGCTTGGTGCATTGGTAATCCAACttgggaagaaaaataCTGTCATAAGACttgcacaagaagaggGCCGATTTCTTGTGCATATTCTGAACAATATGCGAAATCTTTCCGTCCAGCCTGTGTAAGGTTTTCCGATGGTTttgcctcttcttgtgcttcctGAGCTTGGCAAGTTTTGACTGCAATTGCGGTCGTCGGCGCTTAAGCTTCTCGATGCGTACGACCACGTCTTTACCAATCTCGACCACAGTCTGATTAGAGTCATATCCTGTTAGGAAAGTTCTCACCCCGGGATCAATAAATTTAAACTTTTCTGCGGGGCTTTTTCTGACAATTTCCTCACCAGCCGTAGGAACAATCAAGTAGTATTTGTTTCTCCCAGTCCTTTGGAGCCTAGAATCTCGTGGAAATTCCTCTGGAAGCGGTTCTGCAGCACGCATGCTAGAGGAAGGGTCTATGTTGCTGTAAAACGTCTTTTTCCCCTTGTTCCAGTGCTTTTTCAGCactgaaagagtttgaaccGGTGCACTCtttgtcttgaacttcaGTTTAAAAGGCACccccatcttcttgaacctTGCCATATTACTACTGTAGTTTTTGACCAAGTCACGAAGAgcttcatccttcaaatcgTAATGATACTCCGTAAGCCATTGTTCCTCTGGCTTTAAAACGCTTGTCTTCTTATTCAATAGTTTCTCACGCAGAATTTTAATATTCATCAACACCCCGTCCTTGTGCATCTTCAGCGCTTTATTGTAGATGTAACGATGGCATCCAaaccacttcttcaacgTTTCTTTCTGGGAATTAGTCGGATAGATCCTAATTTTGCGAGCCCTGgtaatctcttctttgacacCACTGCTAAGCGGCAAGTTCAATGAGTGGTTGGTAATTGGAGCTTGTGGATGTTTGACCACGGAAAACCACGAATCAGAGTTGATCTTCTGACTAAGTTTTCTAGCCGACATTGGTGAAATCGTATAGAGGCTCCATTGTTTGGAATGGTGAGCAGTTTTTTCATTCCAAAAAGGCCTAGAGGTGGTTTTCTTCGACgtttttctcttcttagcTTGATTCTGACTGGAGATGGTCATTATTGATTCTTGTTTGTTTGAGTAAAGGATGAGTATTTTGAACCAACGGGATTGGCAAACTCCTAAGAAATAGTTCTCTTTTTATACCTTTCAAGATGTTAAATCCTACCTCGGCAGCTACCAGATCTAAAACATACTCAATAGCGAACGCCGGCTATGAAGTAATTATACACTGTCCATCATAAGTGCTTCATGATATTTCAAGGCACAAGGAAGTCGtatgaaagagttgatcGTAGTTTGTGTTGCAGCTGAATCAATATTATCTTGTCGATactattcaagaaaattgagGCATCGCTGCATGGATCCGACAGCCACGCTGTATGGAAACTTTTAGTTGAAAATGTCGCTAACAAACCATATCCTACCTAGTAAAAAGAAGACAATGgtatttcatcattgagatCGTTGTATGTGTGTCTTAAATCAAAATACAGTTTATGGGCAACATATGGAAGAATTTCGAGCTGTGCGAAGGATGGGCAAATGAAACCCAAAGTTCAAGCTGCACAGTAGCCAAGAAGAACGCAAATCCCGCGCGCGCTAGTTTGTTTCGAAAGGTTGATGGTGACTTTCAGCTATACCTTCTCAAATGTAAGAGAACACGCACGATTGAGATGTAGATTATTTACATATCTGTAATATTGGTGGAAGCATATACCTTTTTTTAGATGCTGCTGCTCGAGGAATTCGGAAAGCCTAGCGCCTTCCAAAGAGCCCTGTTTTAGTATGGCTGGGGCTGTTATTCCCAACTACCTTCAAGTGCTCTGGATTGACCCGGTCGCGTTCGCGTAAATGAAAAAAGGTCTGAACCATCGAGTATAATCAACACTGAAAGCACAGTAATCAGTGGCAATGTCGATCGTTTCCCTGCTTGGTATCAAGGTGCTAAACAATCCtgccaatttctccaatcCATATGAGTTTGAGATTACATTCGAGTGTCTGGAGCCTTTAAAGAGTGATTTAGAGTGGAAGCTAACGTACGTCGGGTCTTCGAGGTCTTTGGAACACGATCAAGAGCTAGATTCGATCCTTGTGGGTCCCGTACCGGTTGGTGTCAACAAATTCGTGTTCACTGCAGATCCACCTTCTCCCGAATTAATTCCAGCCAGTGAACTGGTCAGCGTCACTGTGATCCTGCTGAGCTGCTCCTATGACGGTAGAGAGTTCGTTAGAGTTGGTTACTACGTGAACAACGAATATGATAACGAAGAATTGCGTGAAAATCCACCTGCAAAGGTACAGGTCGAACATGTGGTGCGTAATATCCTGGCCGAGAAGCCTAGAGTAACGAGGTTCAACATTGTATGGGACAACGAGAACGAGGGAGAAATGTACCCTCCAGAGCAACCTGGTGTagatgaagaggaggaagaggaagaagaggaagaagaagaagaagaggaagaggaagaagaggacgaggagaatgaagatgatgatgagcaggAGGAGGAAgcggaagaagaagggGAACAGCAAGAGTTAGAAGCTCaggaagcagaagaagaagatgaagaagctgctgaGGAAGGTTTAGACGCTGCTGATCAGCAtgctggtgaagatgacgacgagCCGGAGATAGACGATGATGGTGCGCCTTCTTtaaagaagcaaaagatCGAAATGGATGACGCACAAACCCCACAGGATTCTCAATAATTTTATGTAGAGCTATATGTATGGGATTCCCACAACTCATTGATAATTTGGAAAAGTCTGGTCACTTTACGGAGTACATCTGCTTTTTGACCCACTAGCCTGTCTGGATGCCATTTGACTCGCTCTCCTTTCAATATTGTGCCGTAATCTAAACCTTGTTCGGAAGAGGATCGGAGATAGAATTCCTTCACAGAATCAGTAGTGATATCCTCTatatcaatctcatcaattgcCACAGCACACACAAGTGGAAGCCTCAGAGTTCTCTCTTGATCCCAATAAATCATGatatttgattttgaagagaccTTGGCACTTGGCTTGACGCAGTCATAGGCATGTGGATCGAAGCTTTCAATTGGTTGTTCGTTTTTTTTGAGCTTTGAATACTCTTGTTCAGTTAATATGAACTTGTAACCACTAACAGGATCTCCATACTCAACATAGCGCCCTTTTGTGGGGAGCTTTAAGGATGTAGATTTCTGTTCCTTTTTCCTGATGACCGGATCTTCATGGATAAGAACTAGAGGAGTCGATTGCTTCGGTACATCCTTCTTGACAGGTTTTTGAACCCTCTTTCGTTTATTACTCTTTTTCTCGACATTCCTCTGTCTTAAGAACAACGGTCTCTCAAATTGGCAAAAACTAGTAGAAACTTCTAAATCATCTTCGTAATCATTCGAGTCGCTCATACAGGTTTAACATTGCTGTGCTGGCTTTCTGGCGATCAATTTAAGCTTGAAGTAGAATAGTTCTTTGTagaaaaaaatcaatttcaaaaataaCTGGACAAGTCCGGAGTCGAACCGAAGACCTCTCCCATGCTAAGGGAGCGCGCTACCAACTACGCCACATGCCCATGTTATACTTGATGGTTGATTTgtattcaagaaattcaTACCTGATATTGGCTTTGCCTGGCTAATAATTGGAGTTCTTCCAGCCTAGTGGCTCGAACTGCTTTCTTATGTGTTTATTTACCGAATTTTCCATTCTGAACATTTGATATGAGCCAATGATCGGTGAGAGATACCATAGTATTTTTTTAAAATTTTGGTTTGTAAAGTAATTACTCAAAATCAATAATCACCAACTATTAATTAAATAATGGTTGAGGTCAACATGCAAGAAATCCCTCGTCGAGGAATGAGACATTGAGTTTAAAGCACGTAGAATAGATATTTTTATGTACATGATGAATGATTTCACTCGTTTATAATAGAGTTTAAGCGATCCGCATTCACTTTATCCATCCCACAATAATCCATGTGAAATGTGCCTCTACCTTGTGTCAAACTTCTGAATTTACTTGTGTAGGATACCATATCTCTTAGGGGTACCTGGGCTTTGATAGACTTCATACTTGCACTTTCGTCACCCAGATTGGCACTCTTCAACGTCAAATCAGGAGGCAAGTACTGGTGTTGCgcaatttcttggtatTCTACACCCGTCTTATCACCATTGGGATCAGCACTGTCGTCATCTATCGATAATATGTTGGCATTGCGAGATCCTGTCAAATCCTGGATAATCGAACCCATGTCCCTCTGCGGTACAGAGATTTCGAGGTTCATTACAGGCTCCAAAACGGAAAAATCATTCTGTGATACTTCTGATATAATCTTAAGCGAAAGTTTTCTAGAGAGTGATAAAATCTCCGACGGGTTTTCAATATCAAGTGGTAAAGTCCAGTTCCCTTTTAACCTGACAGCACAGGAATGAAGGGGGAAATTAGCAATTTTACCGCCTTTTTGCAATGCTACTATTGAGCTGGAAACCAAAGCATTAATAACCGCCTGGTATGAAATCTGGAAATTCCAGTCTTCCTCCGCTGTGTAATTTTGGTGATTCTCCATGATCAAGTAATTATTGTCACTTCCCAGTGGGTACCATGTCTCATGTTGTGCACGAGCCACAACGTCAAGTGTGTCCTCATGAAGTGGTAGTGGCACAATCGACAAAGTAAAACTATATCCAGAGTCCGTTTTTGTCGTCTCCTCTTTTGTTGGCAAATTTAGTGTCTCTTTATATGAGACCATTACTCTACCTATTTCCACATCGGCATGCAATTCATTAATGAGCTTGTACTTCGCAATCTCCAAGTGCAATTCACCCATTCCGCTCAGTAAAGTTTGACCAGTCTCTTCGTCATAGGTAACGTGAAAGCTTGGATCCTCTCTGATCAACGTCGCCAGTGCATCTTCCATGGACTTTTTATTACCAAGCGTTCGAGGTTCAATACAGACGCTGAAAACAGGTGGAGGGATAGCTATAGGGTTGATCTTTAGCGTAAGCTCTTTCTTCCGATCTAGTGACCTTAGCCCATCTTTCTTAAGTGAATGGGTAACAATAGTATCACCCGTTGATACATTTTCTGCAACTGTGGCCCCGACTAATACCCCAATCTCTCCTGCATTCAGTGAAGATACTTCCTCGTAGATATTAGCATGCATCACAACCAATTTACCgatcttgaacttcttttCTGTGCTAGAATTATATACAGTATTCCCATTGTGCAATTTCCCAGAGTACACTCTCACAAAGACCATGATTCCTCTGATAGGGTCCGTGATAACTTTAAAAGCTAACGCGACGCATAGgtttttgttgttgttcagAATGATCCCCGAATTGGGATCTACCTTCATTGGTAAGCTCGGGTGATTGATTTGTGGAAATGTTGCTTCGACTGGTGACGGCAGATAGTTAACTACCGCGTCTAAGAGTGGTTGTACGCCAATATTCCTAAATGATGCTCCACACAGAACAGGCGTGACGAAATGATTCAGAGTAGCTTTTCTAATCGAGCCATTCAGAATATTTGCGGGTACTTTCAAATAATCCCCTTCTGCTTGGTCCAGGAAATACTCTACCAATTCGTCATCAGATTCGCCAAGAGTTTCAATCATAGACTCTCTACACTTTAAGAGTTGGTCGTAAACCTCCGTATCAGACTCAGATATGTCAACAACATCAATTTTGTCGTGATCCTCGGGATTCCACTTAAGCATCTTCATATTTAGTATGTCGATGACACCTTCTTGTTTGGATTCCTGGCCGCTGGAATCCTTAGCAAATAGAGGTATATTGATAAGTACCACACGGGTTTTCATCTTTACAATTAGCTCCTTAACAGTTCTACTGAATCCTGCTCCTACTCTATCCATCTTGTTTATGAAGCACACTTTTGGGGAACCTTGTGACTGTTTCCACACTTTCTCCGTCTGAGCTTCAACACCTGCCACTGCATCTAGAATCGTAACACACCCATCAAGAACCTTCACTGCTCTTATAACTTCGAAAGTAAAATCTGCATGCCCTGGAGTGTCGATCAGATTTATTTTGTGATCTCGTTGCCAATTGAATGAGATAGCTGCACTTTGGATAGTAATACCTCTAGATTTTTCCTGTGGTAAGAAATCAGTGATCGTGTCACCTTGATCCACATTTCCTATCCTGTTAATCTTCCCCGAATAGTAGAGCATCCGCTCAGTTGTTGTGGTTTTACCAGCATCAATATGTGCAATAATACCAATATTTCTTAGCTTCG
This window encodes:
- the SHB17 gene encoding sedoheptulose-bisphosphatase (similar to Saccharomyces cerevisiae YKR043C; ancestral locus Anc_1.240) — encoded protein: MGPTPRCVIVRHGQTEWSKSGQYTGLTDLPLTPYGVGQMKRTASSIYANNFIDPTHITYVFTSPRTRARQTVELMLAPLTAEQRSKIKVVVDDDLREWEYGDYEGLLTHEIIELRKSRGLDQERPWNIWRDGCENGETTQEIGLRLSRALARIQNLHRQHQAQGIASDIMVFAHGHALRYFAALWFTPGVIKNCETEHEKAQPKSYDDDSVPYVALDKYKYLNDNPNFLLDAGGIGVLSYSHHNIDEPALALAGAFVPPPEEESQHGDVK
- the UTH1 gene encoding SUN family protein UTH1 (similar to Saccharomyces cerevisiae NCA3 (YJL116C) and UTH1 (YKR042W); ancestral locus Anc_1.241): MKLSSVLLLSATALAAPAVHHKDRHNEKRDVVVVTQYVDQNGQAVAHQGVATGATAPVATTSSTVSAVGAASSAPAASKASSASSAPAASSASSASSSASSASTGSSGGSSGGVNGDLADFSGPNEEFQDGVIPCSSLPSGQGVVSLDWVGLDGWASIMDLAGNTASTCQDGFYCSYACQAGMSKTQWPTEQPSDGRTVGGLLCKNGLLYRANQGSKYLCEWDNNSAQAVNKKSQSIAMCRTDYPGSENMVVPTVVEAGGSKPVCAVKEDSYYMWQGKKTSAQYYVNNAGVSVEDGCIWGTDGSGVGNWAPIVLGSGYTNGITYLSIIPNPNNKTPPNYNIKIVANEGSSINGDCKLENGVYSGGSGSDGCTVSVTSGSASFVFY
- the TDEL0H01240 gene encoding RNA-guided endonuclease InsQ/TnpB family protein produces the protein MTISSQNQAKKRKTSKKTTSRPFWNEKTAHHSKQWSLYTISPMSARKLSQKINSDSWFSVVKHPQAPITNHSLNLPLSSGVKEEITRARKIRIYPTNSQKETLKKWFGCHRYIYNKALKMHKDGVLMNIKILREKLLNKKTSVLKPEEQWLTEYHYDLKDEALRDLVKNYSSNMARFKKMGVPFKLKFKTKSAPVQTLSVLKKHWNKGKKTFYSNIDPSSSMRAAEPLPEEFPRDSRLQRTGRNKYYLIVPTAGEEIVRKSPAEKFKFIDPGVRTFLTGYDSNQTVVEIGKDVVVRIEKLKRRRPQLQSKLAKLRKHKKRQNHRKTLHRLDGKISHIVQNMHKKSALFLCKSYDSIFLPKLDYQCTKLTRKSRSSMVTLAHCCFHDRLTMKAEQIHGANVHEVKEDYTSKTCSSCGNLKDDLSSAKVYSCMKCASVFDRDFNAEKNIMLKYICEPLIASGKSSISSALSVGNGGFAMMGPGTFVR
- the ASF1 gene encoding nucleosome assembly factor ASF1 (similar to Saccharomyces cerevisiae ASF1 (YJL115W); ancestral locus Anc_1.242), which codes for MSIVSLLGIKVLNNPANFSNPYEFEITFECLEPLKSDLEWKLTYVGSSRSLEHDQELDSILVGPVPVGVNKFVFTADPPSPELIPASELVSVTVILLSCSYDGREFVRVGYYVNNEYDNEELRENPPAKVQVEHVVRNILAEKPRVTRFNIVWDNENEGEMYPPEQPGVDEEEEEEEEEEEEEEEEEEEDEENEDDDEQEEEAEEEGEQQELEAQEAEEEDEEAAEEGLDAADQHAGEDDDEPEIDDDGAPSLKKQKIEMDDAQTPQDSQ
- the TDEL0H01260 gene encoding uncharacterized protein (similar to Saccharomyces cerevisiae YKR041W; ancestral locus Anc_1.243); the protein is MSDSNDYEDDLEVSTSFCQFERPLFLRQRNVEKKSNKRKRVQKPVKKDVPKQSTPLVLIHEDPVIRKKEQKSTSLKLPTKGRYVEYGDPVSGYKFILTEQEYSKLKKNEQPIESFDPHAYDCVKPSAKVSSKSNIMIYWDQERTLRLPLVCAVAIDEIDIEDITTDSVKEFYLRSSSEQGLDYGTILKGERVKWHPDRLVGQKADVLRKVTRLFQIINELWESHTYSST
- the MEF2 gene encoding mitochondrial elongation factor MEF2 (similar to Saccharomyces cerevisiae MEF2 (YJL102W); ancestral locus Anc_1.264), which encodes MLGRLCGSSRRYATRTPVSKLRNIGIIAHIDAGKTTTTERMLYYSGKINRIGNVDQGDTITDFLPQEKSRGITIQSAAISFNWQRDHKINLIDTPGHADFTFEVIRAVKVLDGCVTILDAVAGVEAQTEKVWKQSQGSPKVCFINKMDRVGAGFSRTVKELIVKMKTRVVLINIPLFAKDSSGQESKQEGVIDILNMKMLKWNPEDHDKIDVVDISESDTEVYDQLLKCRESMIETLGESDDELVEYFLDQAEGDYLKVPANILNGSIRKATLNHFVTPVLCGASFRNIGVQPLLDAVVNYLPSPVEATFPQINHPSLPMKVDPNSGIILNNNKNLCVALAFKVITDPIRGIMVFVRVYSGKLHNGNTVYNSSTEKKFKIGKLVVMHANIYEEVSSLNAGEIGVLVGATVAENVSTGDTIVTHSLKKDGLRSLDRKKELTLKINPIAIPPPVFSVCIEPRTLGNKKSMEDALATLIREDPSFHVTYDEETGQTLLSGMGELHLEIAKYKLINELHADVEIGRVMVSYKETLNLPTKEETTKTDSGYSFTLSIVPLPLHEDTLDVVARAQHETWYPLGSDNNYLIMENHQNYTAEEDWNFQISYQAVINALVSSSIVALQKGGKIANFPLHSCAVRLKGNWTLPLDIENPSEILSLSRKLSLKIISEVSQNDFSVLEPVMNLEISVPQRDMGSIIQDLTGSRNANILSIDDDSADPNGDKTGVEYQEIAQHQYLPPDLTLKSANLGDESASMKSIKAQVPLRDMVSYTSKFRSLTQGRGTFHMDYCGMDKVNADRLNSIINE